The proteins below come from a single Gordonia sp. X0973 genomic window:
- a CDS encoding DUF6764 family protein, whose protein sequence is MMARAAAAAAVLAAGAWLSVLAGGQAHAAPGALCQAANGHTKTVVNGDSACGAKAGKGSTARAEDTKGEGTAIAVAQSGGHADARTLDRKSAALAGAKHGGSANSFATGPGAYSVAQADHHGTSVAIGGWGGSAISTTHGVACTGGFAFAWESTSGRVCVNSGSLGYSN, encoded by the coding sequence ATGATGGCCCGCGCGGCCGCGGCAGCCGCGGTGCTCGCCGCCGGGGCCTGGCTCTCGGTACTGGCCGGCGGTCAGGCGCACGCCGCCCCCGGGGCGCTGTGTCAGGCGGCCAACGGGCACACCAAGACCGTCGTCAACGGCGACAGCGCCTGCGGCGCCAAGGCCGGCAAGGGCAGCACCGCACGCGCCGAGGACACCAAGGGGGAGGGCACCGCGATCGCCGTCGCGCAGAGTGGCGGCCACGCCGACGCCCGCACCCTCGACCGCAAGTCCGCGGCATTGGCCGGGGCCAAGCACGGCGGATCGGCGAACTCCTTCGCCACCGGCCCGGGCGCCTACTCGGTGGCGCAGGCCGACCATCACGGCACGTCGGTGGCCATCGGCGGCTGGGGCGGATCGGCGATCTCCACCACGCACGGCGTGGCCTGCACCGGCGGATTCGCCTTCGCCTGGGAGTCGACCTCCGGCCGCGTCTGCGTCAACAGCGGGTCGCTGGGCTACTCGAACTAA
- the groL gene encoding chaperonin GroEL (60 kDa chaperone family; promotes refolding of misfolded polypeptides especially under stressful conditions; forms two stacked rings of heptamers to form a barrel-shaped 14mer; ends can be capped by GroES; misfolded proteins enter the barrel where they are refolded when GroES binds) — MAKQIAYDEEARRGLERGLNALADAVKVTLGPKGRNVVLEKKWGAPTITNDGVSIAKEIELEDPYEKIGAELVKEVAKKTDDVAGDGTTTATVLAQALVREGLRNVAAGANPLGLKRGIEKAVESVTESLLKSAKEVETKEQIAATAGISAGDPSIGELIAEAMDKVGKEGVITVEESNTFGLQLELTEGMRFDKGYISGYFVTDADRQEAVLEDPYILLVSSKISTVKDLLPLLEKVIQAGKPLLIIAEDVEGEALSTLVVNKIRGTFKSVAVKAPGFGDRRKAMLADIAILTGGEVISEEVGLSLETAGLELLGTARKVVVTKDETTIVDGAGDAEQIAGRVAQIRGEIENSDSDYDREKLQERLAKLAGGVAVIKAGAATEVELKERKHRIEDAVRNAKAAVEEGIVAGGGVALLQSEDAIDSLKLDGDEATGANIVRVSLEAPAKQIAINAGLEPGVVADKIRNAKKGTGLNAATGEYEDLLKAGINDPVKVTRSALQNAASIAALFLTTEAVVADKPEKNPAPAMPGGDEMGGMGF; from the coding sequence ATGGCCAAGCAAATCGCGTACGACGAAGAGGCCCGCCGCGGCCTCGAGCGGGGTCTCAACGCCCTCGCCGACGCAGTCAAGGTCACGTTGGGCCCCAAGGGCCGCAACGTCGTCCTGGAGAAGAAGTGGGGCGCCCCCACGATCACCAACGACGGTGTTTCCATCGCCAAGGAGATCGAACTCGAGGACCCCTACGAGAAGATCGGTGCCGAGCTCGTCAAGGAAGTCGCCAAGAAGACTGACGACGTCGCCGGCGACGGCACCACCACCGCCACCGTGCTGGCCCAGGCGCTCGTTCGCGAGGGTCTGCGCAACGTCGCGGCCGGCGCCAACCCGCTGGGCCTGAAGCGCGGCATCGAGAAGGCCGTCGAGTCGGTCACCGAGTCGCTGCTGAAGAGCGCCAAGGAGGTCGAGACCAAGGAGCAGATCGCTGCCACCGCGGGCATCTCGGCCGGCGACCCGTCCATCGGCGAGCTCATCGCCGAGGCGATGGACAAGGTCGGCAAGGAAGGCGTCATCACCGTCGAGGAGTCGAACACCTTCGGCCTCCAGCTGGAGCTGACCGAGGGTATGCGCTTCGACAAGGGCTACATCTCGGGCTACTTCGTCACCGACGCCGACCGCCAGGAAGCCGTCCTCGAGGACCCGTACATCCTGCTCGTCTCGAGCAAGATCTCGACCGTCAAGGACCTGCTGCCGCTGCTGGAGAAGGTCATCCAGGCCGGCAAGCCGCTGCTGATCATCGCCGAGGACGTCGAGGGCGAAGCCCTCTCGACCCTGGTGGTCAACAAGATCCGCGGCACCTTCAAGTCCGTCGCCGTCAAGGCCCCGGGCTTCGGTGACCGCCGCAAGGCCATGCTCGCCGACATCGCCATCCTCACCGGTGGCGAGGTCATCAGCGAAGAGGTCGGCCTCTCGCTGGAGACCGCCGGTCTCGAGCTGCTGGGCACCGCGCGCAAGGTCGTCGTCACCAAGGACGAGACCACCATCGTCGACGGTGCCGGCGACGCCGAGCAGATCGCCGGCCGCGTGGCCCAGATCCGTGGTGAGATCGAGAACAGCGACTCCGATTACGACCGGGAGAAGCTGCAGGAGCGTCTGGCCAAGCTGGCCGGCGGTGTCGCGGTCATCAAGGCCGGTGCGGCCACCGAGGTGGAGCTCAAGGAGCGCAAGCACCGCATCGAGGACGCCGTTCGCAACGCGAAGGCGGCCGTCGAAGAGGGCATTGTCGCCGGCGGTGGCGTCGCCCTGCTGCAGTCCGAGGACGCCATCGACAGCCTCAAGCTGGACGGCGACGAGGCCACCGGTGCCAACATCGTCCGCGTCTCGCTGGAGGCTCCGGCCAAGCAGATCGCGATCAACGCGGGCCTCGAGCCCGGCGTGGTCGCCGACAAGATCCGCAACGCCAAGAAGGGCACCGGCCTCAACGCCGCCACCGGCGAGTACGAGGACCTGCTCAAGGCCGGCATCAACGACCCGGTGAAGGTCACCCGCTCGGCGCTGCAGAACGCGGCGTCGATCGCGGCCCTGTTCCTCACCACCGAGGCCGTCGTCGCCGACAAGCCGGAGAAGAACCCGGCCCCGGCGATGCCGGGTGGCGACGAGATGGGCGGCATGGGCTTCTAA
- a CDS encoding DUF4166 domain-containing protein, which translates to MTPVYRAALGSDFEKLHPNMQWRYGIDSSSGIAQIMSGLMESVYITSALGPPVIRFYGKRNAMPSKTSRMVPFRQENYCYRDELGRECLAVLRTFEYNSGDRGLNSVIVDGRDGFVDYFGDGPELLYPLEPSVTRDGSLRLDSGPVRWLRGPKVAMRGPFVAQMQYTEGWDEEHQRFHCDATVRNPIIGEILHYRGWFTATDKPCTTADIPDEAWTHRLVDRES; encoded by the coding sequence ATGACACCGGTGTATCGCGCTGCACTGGGGTCCGACTTCGAGAAGCTGCACCCCAATATGCAGTGGCGTTACGGCATCGACTCGTCGTCGGGCATCGCGCAGATCATGTCCGGACTGATGGAGTCGGTCTACATCACCTCGGCGCTCGGCCCGCCGGTGATCCGCTTCTACGGCAAACGGAATGCGATGCCGTCCAAGACGAGCCGCATGGTCCCGTTCCGCCAGGAGAACTATTGCTATCGCGACGAACTCGGTCGTGAATGCCTCGCCGTGCTGCGGACCTTCGAGTACAACTCGGGCGACCGCGGCCTGAACTCCGTCATCGTCGACGGGCGCGACGGATTCGTCGACTACTTCGGCGACGGCCCGGAGCTGCTGTATCCGTTGGAGCCGTCGGTCACCCGGGACGGCTCGCTGCGCCTGGACAGCGGCCCGGTTCGGTGGTTGCGCGGCCCCAAGGTCGCCATGCGCGGACCCTTCGTCGCGCAGATGCAATACACCGAGGGGTGGGACGAGGAACACCAGCGTTTCCACTGCGACGCGACCGTCCGCAACCCGATCATCGGGGAGATCCTGCACTACCGCGGCTGGTTCACCGCGACCGACAAACCGTGTACGACGGCCGACATCCCCGACGAAGCCTGGACCCACCGACTGGTGGACCGGGAGAGCTGA
- a CDS encoding D-arabinono-1,4-lactone oxidase produces MTGSTEHWQNWGRTETADPTVETPSTVDEIRALVADARATGRRIKPIGAGHSFSGIGVPTDIQLRLSGLRGLVSADPDASRVTLAAGTHLHEIPALLAPMGLAMANLGDVDRQTVSGATSTGTHGTGLGFGGISTQIVGATLVDGRGESVTLAEHDPDLAAVALGLGALGVLVDITLRCVPAFHLRAVEAPGRFDDVLDGWADAIGSIDHYEFYWFPHTECCLTKTNTRLPTTTARTGPSRLRRYVDDELLSNKLFGMLCAVGRTVPAAVPAINQLSGHALSARTIVDSSTKVFISDRAVRFREMEYAIPVEEIPEALREIRAMIDRRRYRVSFPIEVRAAAADELMLSTATGRASGYIAVHRYHRDDPADSAAYFADVEEILTGHGGRPHWGKMHTRDAAYLRTVYPRFDEFRAVRDRYDPDRVFGNDYLTRVLGD; encoded by the coding sequence ATGACCGGCAGCACCGAACACTGGCAGAACTGGGGCCGCACCGAGACCGCCGACCCGACGGTCGAGACCCCGTCCACCGTCGACGAGATCCGCGCGCTCGTCGCCGACGCCCGCGCCACCGGGCGCCGGATCAAGCCGATCGGTGCCGGCCACAGCTTCAGCGGCATCGGGGTGCCGACCGATATCCAACTCCGCCTGTCGGGGCTGCGCGGCCTCGTCTCGGCCGATCCCGACGCCTCGCGGGTCACTCTCGCCGCCGGAACCCACCTGCACGAGATCCCCGCGCTGCTGGCCCCGATGGGTCTGGCGATGGCCAACCTCGGCGACGTCGACCGGCAGACCGTCTCCGGCGCCACCTCCACCGGCACCCACGGCACCGGGCTGGGCTTCGGCGGCATCAGCACCCAGATCGTCGGCGCCACGCTGGTGGACGGCCGCGGCGAATCGGTGACCCTCGCCGAGCACGACCCCGACCTGGCCGCGGTCGCGCTGGGCCTCGGGGCACTCGGCGTGCTCGTCGACATCACCCTGCGGTGCGTGCCGGCCTTCCACCTGCGGGCCGTCGAGGCCCCCGGTCGGTTCGACGACGTCCTCGACGGCTGGGCCGACGCCATCGGATCGATCGACCACTACGAGTTCTACTGGTTCCCGCACACCGAATGCTGCCTGACCAAGACGAACACCCGGCTGCCCACGACGACGGCACGGACCGGGCCGTCGCGGCTGCGGCGCTACGTCGACGACGAGCTGCTCTCGAATAAGCTCTTCGGGATGCTCTGCGCGGTCGGGCGGACGGTGCCCGCCGCCGTACCCGCAATCAACCAGCTCAGCGGACATGCCCTGTCGGCGCGCACCATCGTCGACTCGTCGACGAAGGTCTTCATCTCCGACCGCGCCGTGCGGTTCCGCGAGATGGAATACGCCATCCCCGTCGAGGAGATCCCCGAGGCCCTGCGCGAGATCCGGGCCATGATCGACCGGCGCCGCTACCGCGTGAGCTTCCCGATCGAGGTGCGCGCGGCGGCCGCGGACGAATTGATGCTGTCCACGGCCACCGGTCGCGCAAGCGGCTATATCGCCGTCCACCGCTACCACCGCGACGACCCCGCCGATTCGGCCGCCTATTTCGCCGACGTGGAGGAGATCCTGACCGGGCACGGCGGGCGCCCGCACTGGGGCAAGATGCACACGCGCGACGCCGCCTACCTGCGCACCGTGTACCCGCGCTTCGACGAGTTCCGCGCGGTGCGCGACCGGTACGACCCGGACCGCGTCTTCGGCAACGACTACCTCACCCGCGTGCTCGGCGACTGA
- a CDS encoding SRPBCC family protein, whose product MAVSANTQFDIDAPPSVVMEVLQDIESLPEWSGPHKSAEILEEYDDGLAKLVKVKVSVGPITDEQTLAYQWTEDSCTWDLVEGTQLSKQHGVYTITDNGKGGSHVEFTLEVDLKVKLPGLIVKQGQKTAVDTAKKGLTKEAVKRARA is encoded by the coding sequence ATGGCCGTCTCCGCAAACACCCAATTCGATATCGACGCACCACCTTCGGTGGTCATGGAAGTCCTGCAGGACATCGAGTCCCTGCCCGAATGGTCGGGGCCGCACAAGTCGGCCGAGATACTCGAGGAATACGACGACGGGCTGGCGAAGCTGGTCAAGGTGAAGGTGTCGGTCGGGCCGATCACCGACGAGCAGACCCTCGCCTACCAGTGGACCGAGGACTCGTGCACCTGGGATCTCGTCGAAGGCACCCAGCTGTCCAAGCAGCACGGCGTCTACACGATCACCGACAACGGGAAGGGCGGCTCGCATGTCGAGTTCACCCTGGAGGTGGACCTCAAGGTGAAGCTGCCCGGCCTCATCGTCAAACAGGGCCAGAAGACCGCGGTCGACACCGCGAAGAAGGGCCTTACCAAGGAAGCAGTGAAGCGGGCGCGGGCATGA
- a CDS encoding helix-turn-helix domain-containing protein, with amino-acid sequence MKEPGQRDDTWIGRRVGEYRRDRNWTLAALAEKVGLSTTQLSRIESGTRQPSVGTLIEIAHAFGVSLSRLVDEQYTATYQLVRIADRVAVPSANGILTSLGGDFPALQPVHLSIPPAAEAPDAHHGGEEWLYVLSGAVDVRIGGDTVSVAEGDAIHFLSGTAHRVHNPGGAPAEVLIVSTSAAG; translated from the coding sequence GTGAAAGAACCCGGACAGCGCGACGACACTTGGATCGGCAGACGGGTCGGCGAATACCGCAGAGACCGCAACTGGACCCTGGCGGCGCTGGCCGAGAAGGTCGGGCTGTCCACCACCCAGCTCTCCCGTATCGAGTCGGGCACCCGGCAGCCGTCCGTCGGCACGCTCATCGAGATCGCGCACGCCTTCGGCGTATCCCTCAGCCGTCTGGTCGACGAGCAGTACACCGCCACCTACCAGCTCGTGCGGATCGCGGACCGGGTCGCGGTTCCCAGTGCGAACGGGATCCTCACCTCGCTCGGCGGTGACTTCCCGGCCCTGCAACCGGTGCACCTGTCCATTCCCCCGGCCGCGGAGGCGCCGGATGCCCACCACGGCGGCGAGGAGTGGCTCTACGTGCTCTCCGGCGCCGTCGACGTGCGGATCGGTGGCGACACCGTCTCGGTGGCCGAGGGGGATGCGATCCACTTCCTGTCCGGCACCGCTCATCGGGTCCACAACCCGGGCGGCGCACCCGCGGAGGTTCTCATCGTCTCCACCTCCGCCGCTGGTTGA